The genomic region GCTTTGGCTTGCCACCAAACATATATCTTATCTTTGCAGTCTGATTAACTATCTGGTCCATTGCACAGGTTACAAAATCATTAAACATTATCTCAACAACAGGCCTTAAACCTGTGAGAGCTGCTCCAATGGCAAGTCCTACAATAGCTGACTCAGCAATCGGCGTGTCAACGACTCTCTCTTTTCCAAATTGCTCATAGAGCCCTCGTGTTGCACTAAAGGAACCCCCTGCAATTGCCACATCCTCACCGGCAATAAAAACATTTTTATCTCTTTCCATTTCTTCCTTAAGGGCATCGTTAACTGCTCTTATATATCTTGTCTCAGGCATTTTAATCTCCTAATTTAGTTTTCTCTTTTAAAAGGATTCAAGGGGTCCAGGGTTCAAGGATTCAAGTGAAACTCAAAACTCAAAAGTCAAAAACTAAATTCCTTAATTTTGATATTTGCTTTTTGATTTTTTATTTTCCCCACTTGAACCATAGAATCCTTGAACCCTTCTACTCACAATACACATCCCTCATTGTCTCTTCAGGATTAGGCAATGGAGATTCCTCTGCAAATTTCAGCGCCTCATCAACCTCTGCCTTTACAATGCTCTCAATCCCTTGAACATCTTTATCAGTAATAATATTTTTCTCCATTAAAGAGACTTTTAATCTTTCAATAGTGTCATTCTTCCTGGCTGTATCAAGCTCCTCTTTTGGTCTGTATTTCTGTGGATCTCCCTCGTAATGTCCCCTGAACCTTGTTGTTTTGCATTCAAGCAAGGTTGGACCATCTCCTTTTCTTGCCCTCTCTATTGCCCTTGTCATTGCCTCATGTACAACAGCAACATCATTGCCGTCAATTGTCTCTCCCTTAAGATTCCCGAAAGCAAGCGCCCTTTGAGCAACATTCTGTATATCCATATGAACAGACTGTGGAGAGAATTCCGCCCACGAATTGTTCTCGCATACGAATACGATTGGAAGCTTCATAACAGA from Candidatus Schekmanbacteria bacterium RIFCSPLOWO2_02_FULL_38_14 harbors:
- a CDS encoding pyruvate dehydrogenase (acetyl-transferring) E1 component subunit alpha, coding for MALTKDDLIRLYTTMLRIRRFEERVSELFLGGKIPGFIHLSIGQEAVAAGACFPLRKDDYIANTHRGHGQCIAKGADVKLLMAEIFGRATGYCKGKGGSMHMATLDIGILGANGIVAGGIPIAVGAAFSAKYRKTDQVVACFFGDGATGEGAFYESLNISSVMKLPIVFVCENNSWAEFSPQSVHMDIQNVAQRALAFGNLKGETIDGNDVAVVHEAMTRAIERARKGDGPTLLECKTTRFRGHYEGDPQKYRPKEELDTARKNDTIERLKVSLMEKNIITDKDVQGIESIVKAEVDEALKFAEESPLPNPEETMRDVYCE